ATTAAAGACACATTGATTGACATAGGGAATACACTTCGTCTTTCAACAGGAAGCACATCAGATAGGGTCGCAGATATATCGCTCAGCATGATTGGAGGGGTATGAAAAATTACCTCAGGCTCCTTAAATTTGTCAGACCGTATATCGGTCTTCTTCTTGTAGCCATGCTATGTAGCATTGTTGTTTCTGGTGTTACTGGTGCTACTGCATGGCTTGTAAAGCCAGTCCTTGATGATATATTTATCAAGAAGGATGTGAATATGCTTGCCCTCTTGCCTTTAGGGATTATCGTCCTCTATGTTACAAAAGGGGCATTCGGCTACATCCATTCTTATTTGATGAAACTTATCGGCGCAAAGGTAGCTACCGATATCAGACAGTCGCTTTACAATCATACTATAAATCTCCCCCTTAGATTTTACTCTGATAATTCTACAGGAACACTGGTGTCACGCTTTACGAGTGATGTTGGGGGAATTCAGGGGATAATTGCAGATAGTCTTAAGAACATCTTTATAGAAGGATTTACCCTCATTGTTCTTGCAGTGATTGCATTCTACAGGAAATGGGATCTCGCATTAATCTCACTTGTTATATTTCCTTTATCAGCAATCCTTATAATTAAGGTAGGAAACCGTTTACGGAAAATAGGGAGAATGGCACAGGATAAGATCGCCGATGTTATGGCTGCCCTTTCAGAGACATTCACAGGGATAAAGATTGTAAAGGCATTCGGGATGGAAGAAAGGGAGTCAAGAAAATTTGAAGAGAAGAATAAGGGATATCTCAATGCGATGATTAAGGCAACAAAGACCGCAGAATTAACATCTCCTCTCGTGGAGGTGATAGGTGGTATAGGGGTAGCAGTTGTTGTGTGGTATGGAGGATTTCAGGTTGTCAGCGGTAAGATATCTGCAGGTACATTCTTCTCTTTTATAGCTGCAGTATTAATGCTCTATACCCCTATAAGGAGGCTGAGTAGTGTAAACAATGCAGTCCAACAGGCTATAGGCGCTTCTGAAAGGATATTCTACCTGCTTGATACTGAGCCAGAACCAAAGAGTGACGGCTTGAAGAGGATTACAACAGTTAAATCAATGATTGAGTTTAAAGATGTATGGTTCAGCTACGGCGATAGAAAAAGAGATGCACTTGTAGGTATAGACCTAAAGGTCAATGCTGGAGAGATCGTTGCATTTGTAGGTATGAGCGGAGGAGGTAAGACAACACTTGTAAATCTTATCCCGAGGTTCTATGAACCAACAGAAGGGGCGATACTCATCGATGGCATTAACATAAGAGAACTGACATTAGAATCTCTCAGAGGTCTTGTCGGTATTGTCAGTCAGGAGACTATACTCTTTAATGATACGATAAGGAATAATATAGGATATGGCAGAAAGGGTGCAAGCGAAGACGAGATAATAGACGCTGCCAGACTTGCTTATGCCCATGATTTCATAAAGGATCTCCCTCATGGCTACGATACTGTGATAGGTGAAAGGGGAATGAAGCTTTCAGGTGGGCAGCGGCAACGTGTCTCCATAGCAAGGGCACTTCTTAAAGACCCACCGATACTCATACTTGATGAGGCAACATCACTGCTGGATCCTGCCTCGGAATACTATGTTCAGATGGCACTGAGTAATCTTATGAAGGACAGGACTACATTCGTTATTGCACACAGACTCTCCACTATCAAGATAGCTGACAGAATAATTGTGATTGATAAGGGCATGA
This genomic stretch from Nitrospirota bacterium harbors:
- the msbA gene encoding lipid A export permease/ATP-binding protein MsbA, coding for MKNYLRLLKFVRPYIGLLLVAMLCSIVVSGVTGATAWLVKPVLDDIFIKKDVNMLALLPLGIIVLYVTKGAFGYIHSYLMKLIGAKVATDIRQSLYNHTINLPLRFYSDNSTGTLVSRFTSDVGGIQGIIADSLKNIFIEGFTLIVLAVIAFYRKWDLALISLVIFPLSAILIIKVGNRLRKIGRMAQDKIADVMAALSETFTGIKIVKAFGMEERESRKFEEKNKGYLNAMIKATKTAELTSPLVEVIGGIGVAVVVWYGGFQVVSGKISAGTFFSFIAAVLMLYTPIRRLSSVNNAVQQAIGASERIFYLLDTEPEPKSDGLKRITTVKSMIEFKDVWFSYGDRKRDALVGIDLKVNAGEIVAFVGMSGGGKTTLVNLIPRFYEPTEGAILIDGINIRELTLESLRGLVGIVSQETILFNDTIRNNIGYGRKGASEDEIIDAARLAYAHDFIKDLPHGYDTVIGERGMKLSGGQRQRVSIARALLKDPPILILDEATSLLDPASEYYVQMALSNLMKDRTTFVIAHRLSTIKIADRIIVIDKGMIVEMGQHDELLKKGGYYSRLYRMQLDRELQKGATFI